A genomic stretch from Theropithecus gelada isolate Dixy chromosome 2, Tgel_1.0, whole genome shotgun sequence includes:
- the HRH1 gene encoding histamine H1 receptor produces MPMTLPNSSYLLEDKMCEGNKTTMASPQLMPLVVVLSTISLVTVGLNLLVLYAVRSERKLHTVGNLYIVSLSVADLIVGAVVMPMNILYLLTSKWLLGRPLCLFWLSMDYVASTASIFSVFILCIDRYRSVQQPLRYLKYRTKTRASATILGAWFLSFLWVIPILGWNHFMQQTSVRREDKCETDFYDVTWFKVMTAIINFYLPTLLMLWFYAKIYKAVQQHCQHRELINGSLPSFSEIKLRPENPKVGTKKPGKESPWEVLKRKPKDAGGGSVLKSPSQTPKEMKSPVVFSQEDDGEVDKLHCFPLDIVQMQTAAEGSSRDCVADNQSHGQLKTDEQGLNTHEASEMPEDQMLGDSQSFSRTDSDTITETAPGKGKLRSGSNTGLDYIKFTWKRLRSHSRQYVSGLHMNRERKAAKQLGFIMAAFILCWIPYFIFFMVIAFCKSCCNEHLHMFTIWLGYINSTLNPLIYPLCNENFKKTFKRILRIRS; encoded by the coding sequence ATGCCAATGACCCTCCCCAATTCCTCCTACCTCTTAGAAGACAAGATGTGTGAGGGGAACAAGACCACTATGGCCAGCCCCCAGCTGATGCCACTGGTGGTGGTCCTGAGCACTATCTCCTTGGTCACAGTGGGGCTCAACCTGCTGGTGCTGTATGCTGTACGGAGTGAGCGGAAGCTCCACACCGTGGGGAACCTGTACATCGTCAGCCTCTCGGTGGCGGACCTGATCGTGGGTGCTGTCGTCATGCCTATGAACATCCTCTACCTGCTCACGTCCAAGTGGTTACTGGGCCGTCCTCTCTGCCTCTTTTGGCTTTCCATGGACTACGTGGCCAGCACAGCGTCCATTTTCAGTGTCTTCATCCTGTGCATTGATCGCTACCGCTCTGTCCAGCAGCCCCTCAGGTACCTTAAGTATCGTACCAAGACTCGAGCCTCAGCCACCATTTTGGGGGCctggtttctctcttttctgtggGTTATTCCCATTCTAGGCTGGAATCACTTCATGCAGCAGACCTCGGTGCGCCGAGAGGACAAGTGTGAGACAGATTTCTATGATGTCACCTGGTTCAAGGTCATGACTGCCATCATCAACTTCTACCTGCCCACCTTGCTCATGCTCTGGTTCTATGCCAAGATCTACAAGGCCGTACAACAACACTGCCAGCACCGGGAGCTCATCAATggatccctcccttccttctcagaAATtaagctgaggccagagaaccCCAAGGTGGGTACCAAGAAACCAGGGAAGGAGTCTCCCTGGGAGGTTCTgaaaaggaagccaaaagatGCTGGTGGTGGATCTGTCTTGAAGTCACCATCCCAAACCCCCAAGGAGATGAAATCCCCAGTTGTCTTCAGCCAAGAGGACGATGGAGAAGTGGACAAACTCCACTGCTTTCCACTTGATATTGTGCAGATGCAGACTGCGGCAGAGGGGAGTAGCAGGGACTGTGTAGCCGACAACCAGAGCCATGGCCAGCTCAAGACAGATGAGCAGGGCCTGAACACACATGAGGCCAGCGAGATGCCAGAGGATCAGATGTTAGGTGATAGCCAATCTTTCTCTCGAACAGATTCAGATACCATCACAGAGACAGCACCAGGCAAAGGCAAATTGAGGAGTGGGTCTAACACAGGCCTGGATTACATCAAGTTTACTTGGAAGAGGCTCCGCTCACATTCAAGACAGTATGTATCTGGGTTGCACATGAACCGCGAAAGGAAGGCCGCCAAACAGTTGGGTTTTATCATGGCAGCCTTCATCCTCTGCTGGATCCCTTACTTCATCTTCTTCATGGTCATTGCCTTCTGCAAGAGCTGTTGCAATGAACATCTGCACATGTTCACCATCTGGCTGGGCTATATCAACTCCACGCTGAATCCCCTCATCTACCCCTTGTGCAATGAGAACTTCAAGAAGACGTTCAAGAGAATTCTGCGTATCCGCTCCTAA